A section of the Primulina eburnea isolate SZY01 chromosome 1, ASM2296580v1, whole genome shotgun sequence genome encodes:
- the LOC140817116 gene encoding LOW QUALITY PROTEIN: WAT1-related protein At3g02690, chloroplastic (The sequence of the model RefSeq protein was modified relative to this genomic sequence to represent the inferred CDS: inserted 1 base in 1 codon) — MEWSWCSCTSSSTTTSRAIGIVPTIAFPIILTSAPSTRNTIRRLHFTSSQILNYPLTEPVCPRFRVRSKLTESELDINPSKSSEVDCIGTGLDVECIISPKDDLPGGGKEELVAPTSSLFEVVRAAWEFGLLISPFFFWGTAMVAMKEVLPKTGPFFVSAFRLIPSGFLLIAFAAFRGRGFPSGFRAWLSISAFALVDASCFQGFLAEGLEKTTAGLGSVIIDSQPLTVAILASLFFGESMEPVGAVGLVLGVIGLLLLEVPAISLDKNNFSLWGSGEWWMLLAAQSMAIGTVMVRWVSKYSDPIMATGWHMVIGGLPLLVISXINHDPVFGSYDKLTNGDLLALFYTSIFGSAISYGVYFYNATRGSLTKLSSLTFLTPMFASVFGFLYLDETFSPVQLVGAFITVAAIYMVNFKTVSEAE; from the exons ATGGAATGGAGTTGGTGTTCCTGCACTTCTTCTTCAACCACCACTTCGCGCGCAATCGGTATTGTTCCCACCATCGCTTTCCCCATTATCCTCACTTCTGCCCCATCAACTCGGAATACTATCAGGAGATTGCACTTCACTTCTTCCCAGATTCTCAACTACCCTTTAACCGAACCCGTTTGCCCACGTTTCAGAGTCAGGAGTAAGTTGACGGAATCAGAACTTGATATTAATCCATCCAAATCTTCTGAAGTTGATTGTATAGGCACTGGATTGGACGTTGAGTGTATCATCAGTCCTAAGGATGATTTGCCGGGAGGTGGGAAGGAGGAGTTGGTGGCGCCGACGTCTTCTTTATTCGAAGTGGTGCGGGCGGCATGGGAATTTGGGCTTCTGATATCGCCCTTCTTCTTCTGGGGCACGGCCATGGTGGCGATGAAAGAAGTTCTGCCCAAGACTGGGCCTTTCTTCGTGTCGGCTTTTCGGCTGATTCCATCCGGCTTCTTGTTGATCGCCTTTGCGGCTTTTCGTGGACGGGGTTTTCCTTCTGGGTTCAGAGCTTGGCTCTCTATCTCAGCATTTGCTCTCGTTGATGCTTCCTGTTTTCAG GGTTTTCTTGCTGAAGGATTGGAGAAGACAACAGCTGGTTTGGGTAGT GTGATAATTGATTCTCAACCTCTAACTGTAGCTATCCTTGCATCCTTATTTTTTGGTGAGTCAATGGAGCCTGTTGGAGCTGTTGGACTTGTGCTTGGTGTCATTGGGCTTTTACTTCTTGAG GTGCCTGCTATTTCTTTGGACAAGAATAACTTTTCTTTGTGGGGGAGCGGGGAATGGTGGATGCTTCTTGCTGCTCAAAGTATGGCAATTGGTACTGTCATGGTTCGCTGGGTCTCCAAATACTCCGATCCTATTATGGCTACTGGATGG CACATGGTGATTGGTGGTCTCCCTCTTCTTGTGATCT ATATTAATCATGATCCTGTTTTTGGGAGTTATGACAAGCTTACAAACGGTGATCTTTTGGCACTGTTCTATACATCCATTTTCGGAAGTGCCATCAGCTATGGTGTGTACTTCTACAATGCTACAAGAG GTAGTTTGACGAAGCTGAGCTCGCTCACCTTTTTGACTCCGATGTTTGCATCAGTTTTTGG TTTCCTTTATCTCGATGAGACGTTCAGTCCAGTGCAACTAGTTGGAGCTTTCATAACAGTGGCAGCTATATATATGGTTAACTTCAAGACTGTCAGTGAAGCAGAATGA